GTTGGTTCTTTGTTTCTACGTGGAGCCTCTGTTTATTTAGAATGATGTACAAAATGGATTAGCATATAAAGGTTGGTCAATGGAGCTTCCAATTCTTCATCATCTTTACCACCTTCGCCTGTTTACCATGGAGAAATGAATTATATTCTTTCCAGAAAAGATAAAGCTACTAAAAAGTTCAGGATTTTACTGCGACTTTTGGCTTTGGAGACACTGGTGAAGTCGTTAGCTTTGACTAACTTGGTTGAAGCCATTGGGATCTTCTGAAATCATTCAAGTCATAATAAACGTGCACACTCAGTATCTTTTCATAGTTCAACTAGGATAATGTGGTATGTTAATGATTCATTTGGTGCCACACAGGTAGTGTTTTCCCAAAATCGAAAAGAAAATATAACTGAATAACCAAATTAAAGTAGTTGGATTTTATGTCATCTGAATTTCTAGGTTAGTTATCTTGCAACATCTTGTATAACTTGACAACCTGTTGCATTGCTTTTTTCATAGGTTATTGACAGTGCCTGGTCCTATTAGAACTGTGGAGGATGCTATATCAGGGGATCATATGTCACAGGAACTTCGTCCTCTTCTTAAGTGCGAGCAGAAGGCAAGTCAGTAGGAAGGCGACATTCTAAGTTCTCATGGATTAACAAGATAAGTAGATAAACTGATTTTTTGGTGTTGATGTTGATGCAGGATACTTCTCTGGTCGCAGGAGATATCCTCTCCCAAGTTTCAAAAACACATGATGTCATCATGTAACTTTCTGCACCCTCCTTCAGTTCATAGCTCCCAAACTAGTGATTATACAACAGAATTAAGTTTTGATTCTCGTATTTAATTCTTCTTAATAATCCAATAGCATTGTGGTGCCACAAAAATTTTAGGGCATTGGACAAAACCATATCTTCTCTGGAAATGAAGCTCGCCGCTGCCAGATCTGCTAAAgcagaaaatgaagaaatatcTACTGCTGGTAGGAAACCAGTAATTGAACCTTTGAATAACCGCCCTAAGGTTTTCTTTGTTATGGGAATCATCACTGCTTTCAGCAGCAGAAAGCGCAGGGATTCAATTAGGGAAACTTGGATGCCTCAAGGTTTAATCACTAACCttgtatgaaaattttcatacaCCACTAAATGTTGTTGGTTAACATTGTTTTGATTAACTATATAGGGGAGGATCTAGGAAAGTTGGAAAAGGAAAAGGGCATCATTATACGGTTTGTGATAGGGCACAGGTAAATTGACGTCGGGGATAGAATTATTCTTAGAAATGAAATTTGTCATGCAGTCACCATTTTCTTTTCATATTAATAATGGCCTGAGATGATACCTAGTGCAACCCCTGGTGGAGTCTTGGATCGTGCTATAGATGCTGAGGATGCACAACATAATGATTTCTTACGACTGGTAAGTTCACTGCTTTAAGTGCATGTCATTTAAAAGCTCTTATCTTATTCGATCTCATGCTTTCATGTTTGTCTAATAGCAATTTAACCTGAACTCTGTTTTAGTTTCACTGAGTTCCTCTTCTACCGCTTTCCAGAAGAAGTTAATAGCAAAACGTTTCAATTGTATATGCATGTGGCATTGACAATCTTTCGCCTTCCTGATAAAAAAACATATGGCATTAACAATCTACATTTATACATGCTGTTAATTCTTTTAACAGTTCATGCATTTATGAATAAATATAAACTTGTATGAGTGTTTATATTTATACATGTAGAAAAAGAGGTCCTTTGATTTGGCATGTATTTAATGTTTAGTACAGTGCTCCTTTATTCTTTAGCTTATTTCCTCTTGTTTCCATTTCCATATTGCATGATCTTCACTTGCAGTATGTCTTGTGATTTTCAAGTCTATTATCTACGAtatgctctagtggtgagcaccctccacttccaaccaagaggttgtgagttcgagtcaccccaagagcaaggtggggagttcttggagggaaggagccgagccagaccccactagtgggattatactgggttgttgttgttgtatctacGATATGCCTTGATAGTTCTGTCAACATGAGGGGGAGAACGGCAGTCGTGTCATAACTCTTTAAAGCTTTGGTTGGATTTTGTGGACTGAGCACTTGACTGTTTTACTACGTGATATGACATCTTGTCTTGCAGAATCACGTCGAAGGATATCATGAGCTGTCCTCTAAGACTCAAATATACTTTTCAACTGTAGCGGCAAAGTGGGATGCTGACTTCTTCATTAAAGTTGATGATGATGTACATGTCAATCTGGGTTAGCACAGacttatttgaatttttatctgAGCAATTGTAGGTCCACATTAATTAGAAGAGTACAACAACTACGCCTCAAAATCCTAGTTAGTTTGATTGGCTATATTTTTACTAACCATGTCGCTCCAGTGACATGTCAAATTCAATATTCAAAAATTTAGGTTCTCTAGAAATAAAGGTTCTCAAACATTTTCTACTAGCATATAAATTTCTCACAAGATTAATGGACTCATCGTGAACATTGCTACAAATATGACTAAAACTTAATTCCAATTAATTGGTGACGCCTGTGTAGCTTGCTCATAGTGTTGATCCCAAGCCTAGATAAAGGAGGAGGGTTGCGGTAGGTTTATACCCATTGTAAAGCTAAAAAGTCAGTTGATGATGCGTCCTCACAACACTAAGTAGGAGAGTGCTTAATACTAATTGCATATTTTGTCACAGGTGTTGTAGGTTCAATTTTAGACCGTCATCGTTCTAAACCTCGTGTGTATATTGGTTGCATGAAATCCGGACCTGTTCTCTCACAGAAGTAAGATTGTAGATCCTAATGAGCTTCTACAGTTCTGCTTCTAGGTTCAAATTTCCAAGTGTGACATACTTTTTGTGCAGAGGAGTGAAGTACCATGAACCAGAATACTGGAAATTTGGTGAGGAGGGAAATAAGTATTTTAGGCATGCAACTGGACAAATATATGCAATCTCCAAGGATTTGGCTACCTACGTATCGATCAATGGGTATACCTCTTGCTTCATAAATTTTTTCTCTAGGTTCTGTTTGTTGCACATCCATGTGCTTTATTGGTTACATACTGTTTATTCATAAAGAATTTCTTTTCAGACACATTCTCCATAGGTATGCAAATGAAGATGTTTCTCTTGGATCTTGGTTTATTGGGCTTGATGTTGAACATATTGATGAACGAAGTTTGTGCTGTGGAACACCCCCAGGTAAGACGCTAGCGTGTATTTACATGAACACTTTACGTGATGCAGTGGTTTCTGGTCTTCTCCTTCTGCTAGCAGAGTTGGTGATTGTTGACATAGCTAGCTGGTCTAAAACTCAAACAAGTTCTTCATAATTTACCATAGCCCGGTTGTACTTAGTATATATATGTTATCACATGGAAATTAAACTGAAATTCCAATGAAGTATTCACAGCAATTTGCACCTTGGCAAAAGGCATAGAGGCCACTGAAGATATTGATGCTAATTGCTCTTACTCTGGTCTAGAGTCCTTAGGTCTTTTTTTGCTGTACGGTGATGCTTCTGCCCTAACTAGACCTCGTAGTCTTCCCTACAAGTTCGGGTTTGAAACTTCTTATCAAAAATTGCTAGCACCAACTTCCATTTACGGCCAGTGGGAAACCCAACCCTCCATTTCTAATCCATTGGATGATTATTACTCCTTGCGTATATTTCCATCATAAACAATAGTGCTTTTAGAGAGTGCCAACATAGTGCTTGGACTGAATACGAAGCTCAATGTGTAAATCAACCTAATCCAATCTCTGCATACTCTCAGAATTTAGTACTTGATTGTGTTATCACTTAGCCTGCATTTCACACATTATTTGGAGGCAACAAGCAGACTCTTCGTTTGTTAGGCTTCCACAGGATGACCTTATTTTGGTCTTATGAGATGAATTTGAACTATTGCTCAAGAATAGTTTAGGCCATTCTTTGTGCAACTCCCCCTTCCTAAGTTTACACACCAGTGCTACTGATAGTGCATTATTACATTCATTTTTGTGACTGGATTATTTGTCCTCTTAACTGAAAGACTGCGAGTGGAAGGCCCAAGCAGGGAACACTTGTGCTGCATCATTCGATTGGAGCTGTAGCGGAATTTGTAAGTCAGTAGAAAGGATGGAAGAGGTCCATCAGCGATGTGGAGAGGGCAATGGAGCAATATGGCATACCAGCTTCTGAAATATATGATTATTGCTTAATTCTTTTCTTCGTTACTCCAATTGTAATGTAAATTTTGTGAATGCAGTAGGTAGCAACAAGAAGCATGTGGTGAGTACACATGAATTGGCCCATTTTTTTTGTTTATCAAAGCTATGTGACTAGAAATCTGTAATGTTCACTAACTTAATCATGCAAATTGGAAGTTTTTAGGCAAAAAAGTAGGGGATGGGATTAGTATTCAAGAACCACTGATGTTCATGGAAAATTCCAAAACCGAAGGGCCAAATATGTTATCACTATTAAGGAAAACTAGTTGTTAAAAATATTAAGTTgtcttgtttggccaagcttctctaAGTTCAAAAGCAAAAGTgcttttttttaaatttgaagagtttggccaagcttttagggGAAAAAATTGCTtatgaggagaagcagaagcagaaaaaagtagtttttTTCTAGAAATACTTTTCCCAGAAGcactttttgagaaaaatatacaagcattttttaaaaccttggtcaaacactaattgctgtttagaattattttttaaattaattagctaaaCACAAACTGTTTCATTTACGAAAAtaacacttttgaaaaaaaatattttaaaaataagctgattttttctAACTTGGCCAAAGAGCTATTAATCATATACCAATTAAGTACTTGAACTAAAGTGCGTTGGACGGAATATGCAAAAAGGAAATGCATGTTCAACGTGGGCTATTTGTTAAAGCATATGGCAGTGAAAGGCGGCAATGAATGGAAATCAAATGGCAATAATATTTAGTTGCGGTCGCATCTTTGGGAAGTTAAAAAAGATCCAACCTGACAATGATGTGTTGTGAATGACACATTTCGCGCTCCAAACAAATGCCCCCACAGTCCCATGAATTCATCTCCTTTTAACTTTCCACGTTTTTATTACTAATTCTTGACTTTTGAGAATTGAGATAGGTTTGGGCAGTACATTTTGCCTCTCTGCTATTGCAAAGCCCTTTATGTTAATGGGTCATCATATTTTCTTTCAACGTCAGTAGTGGCTGAAGCGAAGGCAAGCTGGAAAGAAGAGAATAGAAGGAAACACAAAATATGACGTTAGTCATGACGACAGCCGTTTTTTATGGACCTATTTAATTGAAGTCCGTCAACCTTTTATGCACCGTTAGAATTTAAGCGGTTGTGCATAGCTCAAGTAGGTTCCACGAGGCCGTGCATAATCTTCTTATGATCCCGAAATACCAAAAAACGAAGTTAGTCACGGTGAATATTGCTCCCAACACCATATATGATTGGTCCACCAATTTTTAAGTCAAACGGAGTTCGTCAACCAAATTTAGAAAAATCAACatatatataaagtataaacaCACAAAAACATGAACATAACTATTAATTCCTGTTTCACAACCTCGAATAGTCAAAAAGTCATGTTAATCATGGCGAGTATTTCTCACAAGGACGTTTTTTATGAAACCACCAAACTTCAGGTCAATCGGAGTCCATCAACTTTTTGAGCACCGCTAGGATCCAAGCGGACGTGCATAGCACGAGTAGGTTCCATGTGGTCGTGCATAGCACGGGTAGGTTTCATGTGGCAGTGCATAGTATTCTTATGGCTTCAAAAGGCTAAAAAATAACATATTCAGAAAAATTATCATATATATAAATACACAAAAAATGAACGTCATTATTAATAACTATTTTATGACCTCgaaacgccaaaaaatgatgTTAGCCATGATGAATATTGCTCACAAGGCCATATCTGATGGATCCACCAACTTTTATGTCAATCGGAGTATGTCAACCAAATCCAAGAAAATCATTGTGTATACAAACACATGAGAAAACAGACATAATCATTAATTCATGTTTCATGACCCCATAACGCCAAAAACGATATTAGACATGGCAAGTATTGCTCACATGCCCTTTTTTATTGGACCTATCAAATTTTAGGTCAATTGGAGTCCATCAATATTTTGAGCACTGGTAAGATCCAAGTGGTCGTGCACAATACGTATAGGTTCCATGTGTCCATATATAATATTCTTATAATTCCAaaatactaaaaaaaaaataacgTTAGCCAGTATAGCTCAGAAGACCGTATTTGATGGATTCATCAAATTTTAGGCAAATCGAATTTCATTAACCAAATTTAGGAAAATTATTATGCATATAAACACACGAAAAATGAAAATGATCATTAATTCCTTTTTCATGACtccaaaataccaaaaaataatgTTAGTCATAGCGAATCAATGAGTAGAAGTTATTAGGCTATTTTTGATGGGCCCACTAAATTTCAGATTAATCAGAGTTCGTTAGTTTTTGAGTGTCGATAGGATCCAAGTGACCGTGTATAGCACCAGCAGGTTCTATGTGACCGTGCATAGTTTTTTATGATatgaaatgccaaaaaataacGTTAATCATGGTGAGTATTGCACATAAGGCCATATCTGGATCCACCATTTTTAGGCAAATCAGAGCATGTCAACCAAATTCAGAAAAATTATCATGTTTTATAAACACattaaaaaattaatataatCATTAACTCCTATTTCATGACCCTCGAAACGCCAAAGGAGGATGCAAGTCATAGCTAAGCAATGAGTATTAGTCACTTGACCGTTTCCGATTGAACCATCAAATTTCAGGTCAATTAGAGTTCGTCAATTTTTTGAGTACCGGTTGGATCCAAGTGACTATTCATAACATGAGTAGGTTCCATATGGTCGTGCATAGTATTCTaatgaccccgaaatgccaaaaaaaaatatttttcatggtaAGTATTGCTCATAAGGTTGTAGCGATGGATCCACCTAATCTTAGATCAATCAGAGTCCGTCACGAAAATGACTTACTGAAAAATAGTCATCGTCTCGCCATGACAGtccctcatttttggcgtttttagGGCCATATCATAGGAATTCACgatgatttttaattttcatgTGTTAATGTCCACGCCAttttcatgaattcgggcgacgggcTCCTAAATGCCTGAAATTTTATGTGccaatcaaaaacgacctaataAGCAATAGTCATCAGTtaccatgaccgttcatcatttcTTGGAAATAAAAAATGATCATGGCAGAGCGATGACTATTgctcattaggtcatttttaatgggcTCGAAAATTTTTAAATGATTCGGGGTCGGCCGTCCGAATTCATACAAATGGCGtaaattatagcacacgaaaatttgggaatcgtcttgaattcctgttttatatccctaaaatgccaaaatatgagaaaTGGTCATGGAGAAGTGgtaactattgttcattaggtcatttttattggcccacaaaattttaggagatttgggACCGGTCGCCCGAAAtttatgcagatggcgtggactatagcacacgaaaatttgcgaATCGTactgaattcttattttatggtcctaaaatgtcaaaaataaggaacggtcacgGCAAAACGGTGACTGTTGTTCATTAGGTCCTTTTTGATGGGCCCGAAATTTTTTAAAAGATTCGGGGTCGATCGCCCGAATTCTTACAGATAGAGtatgatctcgtccaatttcacacctcaattcaaggttataaAACTGTTGAATGCAATGATAGTACCCAAcgagagtcggggtcgatttccacagagagctatatatgggagttaggagtatatattatagtatgtgaatttgactatctcaatttacacttccacaaattggagttgtttttaagtctaattttaaaactaagagtgcaagttgagaaataaaactaagaaattattttttcgtatttttcaagttttgtaaaaagcctagggctatgaccatcgcctaggtgtttgcctaatgatatataaaccttaatgcttgtttgattgatcggggtatattatagctatcaacactcaattacccactcaatacctctcggtcagagagtgattttgtccaatttatctttctcaagtccaaatgattattgcacaaaacggttgataaaagctcaagtcagattattactatctctaggttgaaccctttaattgggattatcaatctctcgattaacCCAATTTAttgttagccaaatttttctagactaagtctctttttctcaagtagagaccaagtcaaataggcatgaactaatgtttgcaaccattaattctataaattaaagcatgaacaaggctaaataataaacacccaaccataaacaagcattaaattaaacacccataaggtttacacactagggttgggtcacaaccctagtgaaaatctagctactcatatttgaaattgaagaaaaagaagaaaaaatgataattaaactcatattgcaagattaaaatgataaaatctatgttaaattagctcaaaatatgaaaaactactaaaagaagtaaaaaGAAACGACTATTGTAGttgttgatgtcaaaagttgacctaaaattatgaatctgtaacgacccgacttgtcgttttaagaattagcgtCCCGTCCAGTagtttaaggtctcgagcagtttcgtcatatgtattatgac
The DNA window shown above is from Nicotiana tomentosiformis chromosome 8, ASM39032v3, whole genome shotgun sequence and carries:
- the LOC104086560 gene encoding beta-1,6-galactosyltransferase GALT31A; this translates as MGLKIGSRSGAYKAAGANGVSSRWVSVLCIASFCLGVFVVNRLLTVPGPIRTVEDAISGDHMSQELRPLLKCEQKDTSLVAGDILSQVSKTHDVIMALDKTISSLEMKLAAARSAKAENEEISTAGRKPVIEPLNNRPKVFFVMGIITAFSSRKRRDSIRETWMPQGEDLGKLEKEKGIIIRFVIGHSATPGGVLDRAIDAEDAQHNDFLRLNHVEGYHELSSKTQIYFSTVAAKWDADFFIKVDDDVHVNLGVVGSILDRHRSKPRVYIGCMKSGPVLSQKGVKYHEPEYWKFGEEGNKYFRHATGQIYAISKDLATYVSINGHILHRYANEDVSLGSWFIGLDVEHIDERSLCCGTPPDCEWKAQAGNTCAASFDWSCSGICKSVERMEEVHQRCGEGNGAIWHTSF